In Sebaldella termitidis ATCC 33386, one DNA window encodes the following:
- a CDS encoding sterile alpha motif-like domain-containing protein translates to MAAIIEEPLYASYYNWITLFKNIETPIGELATNIAGDPCFPKYSDSPQEILDYIYSSYLLLAGEHSSILETFQYSWLLYKFEIGEAIYRNGRIQYADSKKI, encoded by the coding sequence ATGGCTGCAATAATTGAAGAACCACTTTATGCTTCTTATTATAACTGGATTACTTTATTTAAAAATATAGAAACACCTATAGGAGAGCTTGCTACTAATATTGCCGGAGATCCGTGTTTTCCGAAATATTCAGATTCCCCGCAGGAAATACTGGATTATATTTACAGTTCCTACCTGCTTTTAGCCGGAGAACACAGCAGTATTCTGGAAACCTTTCAGTATTCATGGCTTTTATATAAGTTTGAAATTGGTGAAGCAATTTACAGAAACGGAAGAATACAGTATGCAGATTCCAAAAAAATCTAA
- the fosB gene encoding metallothiol transferase FosB: MNYKITGINHITFSVSNLEKSCEFYEKVFGVKPAYKWKQGVYYDLCGYWLALNEEKDILRNDIKHSYTHMAFSVPEEEFDHITEYFEKHKIVYSLGRGRNIREKKSVYFQDPDGHKFEFHCGTMKDRLEYFNDIKK; this comes from the coding sequence ATGAATTATAAAATAACAGGAATAAATCATATAACATTCTCTGTAAGCAATCTGGAAAAATCATGTGAGTTTTATGAAAAGGTATTCGGGGTAAAACCGGCATACAAATGGAAACAGGGGGTATATTATGATTTGTGCGGCTACTGGCTGGCTCTGAACGAGGAAAAGGACATACTGCGGAATGATATAAAGCATTCATATACACATATGGCATTTAGTGTGCCGGAAGAAGAGTTTGATCATATAACAGAATATTTTGAAAAACATAAAATAGTCTATTCGCTGGGAAGAGGAAGAAACATAAGGGAGAAAAAATCTGTTTATTTTCAGGATCCTGACGGTCATAAATTTGAATTTCACTGCGGAACAATGAAGGACAGACTTGAATACTTTAATGATATAAAAAAATAA
- a CDS encoding PTS sugar transporter subunit IIA has translation MNKNTIIITGHGRYAAGIKSFIKEVAGDIPGVEFVDFHSDISVDDLKEAFEKMVKENKDSGVLFLADIIGGTPFNKAVEVSAGNPRILTAAGCNPGSILEACLTKDEMNLEELCESAIENTKNNVVKFEIEIRENMESCEDGI, from the coding sequence ATGAATAAAAATACTATTATCATCACAGGTCACGGCCGTTATGCCGCAGGGATAAAATCATTTATAAAGGAAGTGGCTGGAGATATCCCGGGTGTAGAATTTGTTGATTTTCATTCGGATATATCCGTTGATGACTTAAAAGAAGCTTTTGAGAAAATGGTAAAAGAAAATAAAGATTCTGGTGTCTTATTTTTAGCTGATATTATCGGAGGAACGCCGTTTAACAAAGCTGTGGAGGTTTCAGCAGGAAATCCGCGGATTTTAACAGCAGCAGGATGTAATCCGGGTTCCATTCTTGAGGCTTGTCTTACTAAGGACGAGATGAATCTGGAGGAATTATGCGAATCTGCAATAGAGAATACGAAGAATAATGTCGTTAAATTTGAAATAGAAATCAGAGAAAATATGGAAAGCTGTGAAGACGGAATATAA
- the agaD gene encoding PTS galactosamine transporter subunit IID — protein MEYKKILHNSDIKKLAMRSALLQSSYNYERMQGMGWTHAMLPALEKIYKDDKEGLANAMKDNSGFINTNPTAAAFLMGLIISLEEKKEDRNLINSLKIALFGPLAGIGDALLWFTLLPIVAGICSSFAQQGNLVGPLVFLIVYIGVFLSRIYLVKIGYDIGSKAIDKLKNVSKHVSKAATILGITVIGGLIASYINIDVLLSIPISEGHVISIQQDFLDKILPKLVPLGYTFLMYYLMKFKKVNPVTLIVTTFVLAIICSFFKIL, from the coding sequence ATGGAATATAAAAAAATACTGCATAACAGTGATATAAAGAAACTGGCAATGAGATCCGCCCTGCTCCAGTCTTCGTATAATTATGAAAGAATGCAGGGAATGGGATGGACGCATGCCATGCTTCCCGCACTTGAAAAAATATATAAGGATGATAAAGAGGGTCTGGCAAATGCAATGAAGGATAACTCGGGATTTATAAATACCAATCCCACTGCTGCGGCATTTTTAATGGGACTGATTATATCTCTTGAGGAAAAAAAGGAAGACAGAAATTTGATAAATAGTTTGAAAATAGCACTTTTTGGACCGCTGGCAGGTATCGGAGATGCACTTTTATGGTTTACGCTGCTTCCGATAGTGGCAGGAATATGTTCCTCGTTTGCACAGCAGGGAAATCTTGTGGGACCGCTGGTATTTCTGATTGTATATATAGGTGTATTTTTATCGAGAATATACCTTGTTAAGATAGGATATGACATTGGTTCCAAAGCAATAGACAAGCTGAAAAATGTTTCAAAGCATGTATCAAAGGCTGCAACAATTCTGGGAATAACAGTCATCGGAGGACTGATTGCTTCTTATATAAATATAGATGTGCTGCTCAGCATACCAATAAGCGAAGGACATGTAATTTCCATACAGCAGGATTTTCTGGATAAAATCCTTCCGAAGCTTGTTCCTCTGGGATATACCTTCTTAATGTACTATCTGATGAAGTTTAAAAAGGTAAATCCGGTAACACTGATCGTAACAACATTTGTACTGGCTATAATATGTTCGTTTTTCAAAATACTGTAA
- the agaC gene encoding PTS galactosamine transporter subunit IIC has product MNEITLMQGLLIALMGIVVGLDSYLEVLFIFRPIIVCTLTGLILGDLRVGLLAGGLVELSFAGLTPVGGTQPPNPVLAAIMTTVLAHSTGFDVKTTIGLALPFSFLMQYIILFYYSSFSLFVTKFDKYAENADAKKYKQLSNITMIIVSLTYGIVIFLCVYVAQEPMKLLVNSMPEWLTHGFEIAGGILPAVGFGLLLKIMFKFEYLPFLIIGFIMSIFLNFSNLLPVALIGTAIAIYKYYEDIKREKELEQLLSLGLTNEDKEDYSDGI; this is encoded by the coding sequence ATGAATGAAATAACTTTAATGCAGGGGCTTTTAATAGCTCTTATGGGTATAGTAGTTGGTTTAGATTCTTATCTTGAAGTTTTGTTTATTTTCAGACCTATAATAGTTTGTACGCTGACTGGTCTGATTTTGGGTGACTTGAGAGTAGGACTGCTGGCCGGCGGTCTGGTGGAATTATCATTTGCAGGACTGACACCGGTAGGAGGAACACAGCCGCCGAATCCGGTTTTGGCAGCAATTATGACAACTGTTTTGGCGCATTCTACCGGATTTGACGTCAAGACAACTATAGGACTGGCACTGCCGTTCAGCTTTCTTATGCAGTATATAATCTTGTTTTACTATTCTTCATTTTCATTATTCGTTACAAAATTTGATAAATATGCAGAAAATGCAGATGCCAAGAAATATAAACAGCTGTCAAATATAACTATGATTATTGTATCGCTGACATACGGAATAGTAATATTTTTATGTGTATATGTGGCTCAGGAGCCGATGAAGCTTCTGGTAAATTCAATGCCTGAATGGCTGACTCACGGCTTTGAAATAGCCGGTGGCATACTGCCTGCGGTAGGATTCGGACTGCTTCTGAAAATAATGTTCAAATTCGAGTATCTTCCGTTTCTGATTATCGGATTTATTATGTCAATCTTCCTGAATTTTTCAAATCTGCTTCCGGTAGCTCTTATAGGTACTGCAATAGCAATTTATAAATATTATGAAGATATAAAGAGAGAAAAGGAACTGGAACAGCTTTTGAGTCTTGGACTGACGAATGAAGACAAGGAGGATTATAGCGATGGAATATAA
- the agaB gene encoding PTS galactosamine transporter subunit IIB, translated as MALNILLTRIDNRLVHGQVGVTWTSSLGANLLVVVDDEAADDKLQQQLMTMTAENAGVGIRFFTVEKTIKIIGKASDSQKIFIICKNPGVARKLIDGGVPIEKLNVGNMHPGEGKKQITKKVHVNSQEEEDIRYISSKGVHVFFQEVPEEPVYEISILD; from the coding sequence ATGGCATTAAACATTTTACTCACAAGAATAGATAACAGACTGGTACACGGACAGGTAGGAGTAACATGGACAAGCTCACTCGGGGCAAATCTTCTGGTAGTGGTAGATGATGAAGCAGCAGATGATAAACTGCAGCAGCAGCTAATGACAATGACCGCGGAAAATGCCGGAGTAGGAATAAGATTTTTTACTGTGGAAAAAACTATCAAAATAATAGGGAAAGCATCAGACAGCCAAAAGATATTCATTATCTGCAAAAATCCGGGAGTAGCAAGGAAGCTTATCGACGGAGGTGTACCTATAGAAAAACTGAATGTGGGAAATATGCATCCGGGAGAAGGGAAAAAGCAGATAACAAAAAAAGTTCATGTGAATTCGCAGGAGGAAGAGGATATAAGATATATTTCATCAAAAGGGGTTCATGTATTTTTTCAGGAAGTTCCTGAAGAGCCGGTTTATGAAATCAGTATTCTGGACTAA
- a CDS encoding replication initiation protein, protein MKKIFDKEDIFISFNKKLSSNENIIFKRIVKHILLNNTPYMELSENELNKLIKLDQNNNLKNFFENFMKKKILYSYNKLDYIKYEGMFYIISSYRIINQKYYITFSEDFYKVFNKESNDFKVYKFNLLLQFNDSTSRNFFMMLTQKNILNNFIDISLTELKKILEIEKNYSRFYDFEKYILLPVIKEIKDISNIEIEYEKIKISNNRKIIGLRLYVKDRLNMQLDTQAEKLMEDIESLISNRHGAYELIRKYIQTKGLDYVKKNIYYSKLHYSGKFDTFLVESIKYDYFNKRFKEKIQNKYNLIFSYEKKFKNLKNLKESIFEILQNSRFLHLSNIASILEDTFGIIDDRYQTGLLKEFVPFYNEFTHNLDKSNECRYEDDVFLIFIEFNGIYDSYIYIYKKY, encoded by the coding sequence ATGAAAAAAATTTTTGATAAAGAAGATATTTTCATCTCTTTCAACAAAAAGCTCAGCTCAAATGAAAATATTATATTTAAAAGAATTGTAAAGCACATACTTTTGAATAACACACCTTATATGGAGCTTTCCGAAAATGAACTGAATAAACTGATTAAGCTGGATCAAAACAATAACCTGAAAAACTTTTTTGAAAATTTTATGAAAAAGAAAATTTTGTATAGTTATAATAAGCTGGATTACATAAAATATGAGGGCATGTTTTATATTATTTCATCCTACAGAATAATAAACCAGAAATACTATATTACTTTTTCCGAGGATTTTTATAAGGTATTCAATAAAGAATCCAATGATTTTAAAGTATACAAATTTAACCTCCTCCTGCAGTTCAATGATTCCACTAGCAGAAACTTTTTTATGATGCTCACGCAGAAAAATATTTTAAATAATTTCATCGATATCTCTCTTACCGAGCTTAAAAAAATCCTTGAAATAGAAAAAAACTATTCCAGATTTTATGATTTTGAAAAATATATTCTGCTGCCTGTAATCAAAGAAATAAAAGATATTTCAAATATCGAAATAGAATACGAAAAAATAAAAATATCAAATAACCGTAAAATCATAGGACTTCGTCTTTATGTCAAGGACAGGCTCAATATGCAGCTGGACACACAGGCCGAAAAACTGATGGAAGATATTGAAAGCCTTATTTCAAACCGGCACGGTGCCTATGAGCTCATCAGAAAATACATCCAGACAAAGGGCCTTGATTATGTCAAAAAGAATATCTATTATTCAAAACTTCACTACAGCGGAAAATTTGATACATTTCTTGTGGAAAGTATAAAATATGATTATTTTAACAAAAGATTCAAAGAGAAAATCCAGAATAAATATAATCTGATTTTTTCTTATGAGAAAAAATTTAAGAATCTGAAAAATCTAAAGGAAAGTATTTTTGAGATATTACAGAATTCACGTTTTTTACACTTATCGAATATTGCCTCTATCCTTGAAGATACTTTCGGAATTATTGACGACAGATATCAGACTGGACTTTTGAAGGAATTCGTTCCTTTTTATAATGAATTCACGCATAATCTGGATAAATCCAACGAATGCAGATATGAGGACGACGTATTTCTAATATTTATAGAATTTAACGGAATTTATGACAGTTACATATACATATATAAAAAATACTAG
- the nagA gene encoding N-acetylglucosamine-6-phosphate deacetylase codes for MILKNADVFQENGNFLQHDIFINGEYITDHKPEQTAEDSTVIDADGLYAIPGLIDIHFHGCMNRDFCDADHESIRIISEYQLNNGITSILPATMTLGEEDLCNICRTAYTYKGNTGSEILGINLEGPFISESKRGAQDSSFILKPDTAVFKKFQEAAGGMIKIACIAPEEENGMEFIEELKDEVILSIAHTAADYETAVKAFEKGAVHVTHLYNAMPAFHHRFPGVVGAARQNESCFVELICDGVLLHPSTINSTFKMFGDNRVIMISDSVMAAGMPEGSYTLGGQKITVTGKTATVDATGALAGSVSNLMECMCLCVREMGIPLGSAVKAASSNPAKALRIYDKYGSISHGKYADIVLLDRDLNIRKIIFRGKLLDRRRNL; via the coding sequence ATGATTCTAAAAAACGCCGATGTTTTTCAGGAAAATGGTAATTTTTTACAGCATGACATCTTCATTAACGGAGAATACATAACAGATCATAAACCGGAACAAACCGCAGAAGACAGTACAGTAATTGATGCTGACGGTTTATATGCCATACCCGGTTTGATTGATATTCACTTTCACGGATGCATGAACAGGGATTTCTGTGATGCAGACCATGAATCTATCAGAATAATATCCGAATATCAGTTGAATAACGGTATCACATCTATACTTCCCGCCACGATGACATTAGGCGAAGAAGATTTATGCAATATCTGCCGCACTGCATATACATACAAAGGAAACACAGGTTCCGAAATTCTGGGAATTAATCTTGAAGGACCCTTTATCTCTGAATCCAAAAGAGGTGCACAGGATTCTTCATTCATACTAAAACCCGACACTGCAGTATTCAAAAAATTCCAGGAAGCAGCAGGCGGAATGATAAAAATTGCCTGTATTGCCCCTGAAGAAGAGAACGGCATGGAATTTATCGAAGAACTAAAAGATGAAGTAATATTATCAATAGCCCATACTGCCGCAGATTATGAAACAGCAGTAAAAGCATTTGAAAAAGGCGCTGTCCATGTGACGCATCTTTACAATGCAATGCCCGCGTTTCACCACCGTTTTCCCGGAGTAGTGGGGGCAGCCCGTCAGAATGAAAGCTGCTTTGTGGAACTCATATGCGACGGTGTTCTCCTGCATCCAAGCACAATAAACAGTACATTCAAAATGTTCGGAGACAACAGAGTCATAATGATCAGCGACAGCGTCATGGCAGCAGGTATGCCGGAAGGAAGCTACACACTCGGCGGACAGAAAATAACAGTAACAGGAAAAACTGCTACTGTAGATGCAACAGGTGCCTTAGCCGGCTCAGTAAGCAATTTGATGGAATGTATGTGTTTATGTGTAAGAGAAATGGGAATTCCTCTTGGAAGTGCGGTAAAAGCCGCTTCATCGAATCCGGCAAAAGCTTTGAGAATATATGATAAATATGGAAGTATTTCTCATGGAAAATATGCCGATATTGTATTGTTAGACAGAGATTTGAATATAAGAAAAATTATTTTCAGAGGAAAATTATTAGACAGAAGGAGAAATTTATGA
- the nagB gene encoding glucosamine-6-phosphate deaminase — translation MKVIIEKDYTAMSNKAAEITAEVIKNNPHAVLSLPTGSTPVGCLEKLADMHKTENLNFENVSIFNMDEYVALKKDDPQGYYYFLNHYLYKHVNINLENTYCPDIENPDLEKACKEYTDLIEKKGGFDLILLGIGRDGHIAFNMPGNRLQAYTHIEQLSNETIEDNSRFFENKEDTPTRAVTLGITPILASKKILLIVNGKNKGEAVKKFLENKEITTALPISFLWLHNDVTVILDEEAATCLKPEYK, via the coding sequence ATGAAAGTAATTATTGAGAAAGATTATACTGCTATGAGTAACAAAGCGGCAGAAATAACAGCAGAGGTGATAAAGAATAATCCACATGCAGTTTTATCACTGCCTACAGGTTCTACTCCCGTCGGATGTCTTGAAAAACTCGCAGATATGCATAAAACCGAAAATCTGAATTTTGAAAATGTAAGTATATTTAACATGGATGAATATGTTGCCCTGAAAAAAGATGATCCGCAGGGATATTACTATTTTCTGAATCATTATTTATATAAGCATGTAAATATCAATTTAGAAAATACTTATTGTCCGGATATCGAAAATCCTGATCTGGAGAAGGCCTGTAAAGAATATACAGACCTGATTGAAAAAAAAGGCGGGTTCGACCTGATTCTTCTCGGAATAGGGAGAGACGGACACATTGCATTTAATATGCCCGGTAACAGGCTTCAGGCTTATACACATATAGAACAGCTTTCCAATGAAACGATAGAGGATAATTCACGTTTTTTTGAAAATAAGGAAGACACTCCCACACGTGCAGTTACCCTTGGCATTACCCCTATACTCGCCAGTAAAAAAATTCTTTTAATAGTAAACGGGAAAAATAAAGGAGAGGCAGTAAAGAAATTTTTGGAAAACAAAGAAATTACCACTGCTCTTCCTATTTCATTTCTGTGGCTTCATAATGATGTTACTGTAATACTGGATGAAGAGGCAGCTACCTGTCTTAAACCGGAGTATAAGTAA